The Procambarus clarkii isolate CNS0578487 chromosome 39, FALCON_Pclarkii_2.0, whole genome shotgun sequence genome window below encodes:
- the LOC138372532 gene encoding serum response factor-binding protein 1-like — MEREASEGMAVAREASESTTVEREVSECTTVEREASECKTVEREASECTTVEREASECMAVEREASECTTMEREASECMAVEREASESTTVEREASECTTVEREASECTTVEREASECTTAEREALVWTVVKHEVSVWGDKGA, encoded by the coding sequence ATGGAGCGTGAGGCTTCAGAAGGCATGGCAGTAGCGCGTGAGGCTTCAGAGAGCACGACAGTGGAGCGTGAGGTTTCAGAGTGCACGACAGTGGAGCGTGAAGCTTCAGAGTGTAAGACAGTGGAGCGTGAAGCTTCAGAGTGCACGACAGTGGAGCGTGAGGCTTCAGAGTGCATGGCAGTGGAGCGTGAGGCTTCAGAGTGCACGACAATGGAGCGTGAGGCTTCAGAGTGCATGGCAGTGGAGCGTGAGGCTTCAGAGAGCACGACAGTGGAGCGTGAGGCTTCAGAGTGCACGACAGTGGAGCGTGAAGCTTCAGAGTGCACGACAGTGGAGCGTGAGGCTTCAGAGTGCACGACAGCGGAGCGTGAGGCTTTAGTTTGGACAGTGGTGAAGCATGAGGTTTCAGTGTGGGGTGACAAAGGAGCGTGA